From the genome of Lineus longissimus chromosome 8, tnLinLong1.2, whole genome shotgun sequence, one region includes:
- the LOC135492964 gene encoding P2X purinoceptor 7-like has product MSSGSYEHLDIGGNVSVQGYQFEPEYEEGELAAMAQAVEDAAGPDIDGRNEDVDGVADEDRTTLNVEEWCKCTHCDIMATHIECMCCHDQDVVAAKFEDPDSGDVLMECITDHQDFVPVCLNRAVIETTMARLHHAYIERRDDNTPTNKCLGHGAYRQMIFWAHGFLGRKVRRVIPSCVVKRIREVFPAADGQYVGFLEANMDDLDQSD; this is encoded by the exons atgagcagcGGGAGTTATGAACATTTGGATATAGGGGGAAATGTAAgtgtacagggctaccagtttgagccggaataTGAAGAGGGGGAGCTTGCCGCTATGGCTCAAGCTGTTGAAGATGCAGCTGGACCCGATATTGATGGCCGAAATGAGGACGTGGATGGGGTCGCCGATGAGGACCGGACCACCCTCAATGTTGAGGAGTGGTGCAAATGCACACACTGTGATATTATGGCTACACATATTGAGTGCATGTGCTGCCATGATCAGGATGTAGTGGCAGCCAAGTTTGAGGACCCAGACAGTGGGGACGTTTTGATGGAATGCATCACAGACCACCAGGACTTCGTCCCCGTCTGCCTGAACAGGGCAGTGATCGAAACAACCATGGCCCGGCTACATCACGCCTATATCGAGAGGAGGGATGACAACACTCCGACAAACAA gtgCCTCGGGCATGGGGCCTACCGTCAAATGATCTTTTGGGCCCATGGGTTCCTCGGCCGGAAAGTTCGTCGTGTCATCCCAAGTTGTGTGGTGAAGCGTATTCGGGAGGTATTCCCAGCTGCAGATGGCCAATATGTTGGCTTTCTTGAAGCCAATATGGATGACCTTGACCAGTCAGACTGA
- the LOC135492965 gene encoding uncharacterized protein LOC135492965, whose protein sequence is MPRCMVPGCGNMSGVTSGIRFKQWPLKDEELSRKWLHAIRRADLDKRKKTFTKNDRVCELHFEKDCFESEGELKVKAFGRKTPKTWIRADAVPTLCKPGQFPVPSPTPSSSSNSANGASGSALISTPASSVKVRTPKRPRSVDRIQRLTQKNIVQSLLQDSPSKASEVSNTPTVGKKRRKNDTEPATPPDADVIPTTPPVKHDVDTQTDWDMAFMQRIDGMLYGSVEVIQHDHSYSKANQPDQDSTLRPRSSSEGTREADLQPPQLSPDISSADVLQSCQLLPGGGSNLHVDDALAATSESDVTSDDSDFELPTTARKVDDCAKHFDILDEDQFSNSAGDYIEQKKFIVYEDEAWREHRSKLVQALQDRSITVIGDGRCDSPGHSAKYAASCEGDPVLLKEIWTSILYHVQDIHEWGDKTMFHACNHAPLTDEESRKKKWLEPDSPSLKALATVVNDKRLLADVGKLSSFCHTGILEVYHSEMIKYMPKSRHFSYKGMVARTQLVALDHNEHSERKQITNKSGKPRYYHSCPKGRDHLVAKNVKEQKDYAYLPKMMTAVVEHVMSGTKPTPVLEPILPQRITSVERPDLEESLRYSRFIK, encoded by the exons atgcctcggtGCATGGTCCCAGGATGTGGGAATATGTCCGGTGTGACGAGTGGAATTCGATTCAAACAGTGGCCACTGAAAGATGAAGAACTTTCTAGGAAATGGTTGCATGCGATTCGGCGGGCTGACctagacaaaagaaagaaaacattcaCAAAGAATGACCGAGTTTGCGAGCTACACTTCGAGAAAGACTGTTTTGAATCTGAAGGTGAGCTGAAGGTCAAAGCATTTGGAAGGAAGACCCCGAAAACTTGGATTAGAGCTGACGCAGTGCCCACCCTTTGCAAGCCTGGCCAGTTCCCCGTGCCCTCGCCCACCCCGTCCTCATCATCGAATTCCGCCAACGGTGCAAGTGGGAGTGCCTTGATTTCGACTCCTGCATCATCAGTCAAGGTTAGAACTCCGAAACGACCAAGAAGTGTTGACAGGATTCAAAGGCTAACCCAAAAAAAT ATTGTACAGTCATTACTTCAAGACAGCCCCAGCAAAGCAAGTGAAGTCAGCAACACCCCAACGGTTGggaagaaaaggagaaaaaatgATACCGAGCCAGCCACGCCACCAGATGCCGATGTCATCCCCACCACACCACCAGTGAAGCATGATGTTGATACCCAAACAGACTGGGATATGGCATTCATGCAGAGGATAGATGGCATGTTGTATGGCTCAGTGGAGGTCATACAGCATGATCATTCCTATAGTAAG GCTAATCAACCGGATCAAGATTCCACTCTCCGACCAAGATCAAGCAGTGAAGGTACAAGAGAAGCAGACTTGCAACCTCCTCAGCTCAGTCCTGATATCAGCTCAGCAGATGTGCTACAATCATGCCAG CTTCTGCCTGGAGGAGGAAGTAATTTACATGTAGACGATGCACTAGCTGCTACCTCAGAGTCTGATGTTACCAGTGACGACTCTGACTTCGAGCTTCCTACCACAGCGAGGAAGGTGGATGATTGTGCAAAACACTTTGATATATTAGACGAGGACCAATTTTCCAATAGTGCTGGTGATTACATTGAGCAGAAGAAATTCATTGTGTACGAGG ATGAAGCTTGGAGAGAGCACAGGTCCAAGCTTGTTCAGgccctgcaggacaggtcaattacTGTCATTGGCGATGGACGGTGTGACTCACCTGGACACAGTGCCAAGTATG CTGCGTCTTGTGAGGGTGACCCTGTGTTGTTGAAAGAGATATGGACATCCATCCTGTATCATGTCCAGGATATCCATGAATGGGGGGACAAAACCATGTTTCATGCTTGTAACCATGCCCCCCTCACAGACGAAGAGTCTAGAAAAAAGAAATGGCTTGAACCAGACTCTCCTTCACTAAAAGCATTGGCAACTGTTGTCAATGACAAGAGATTACTGGCAGATGTTGGTAAACTGAGTAGTTTCTGCCACACAGGAATACTAGAAGTGTATCATTCAGAGATGATAAAATACATGCCAAAGAGCAGGCATTTTTCTTACAAGGGCATGGTTGCAAGGACCCAGCTAGTTGCATTGGATCACAATGAACATTCTGAGCGCAAACAGATCACCAACAAGTCAGGGAAGCCACGATATTACCACAGTTGTCCCAAGGGACGGGACCATTTGGTtgcaaaaaatgtaaaagagcAGAAGGATTATGCTTACCTTCCAAAAATGATGACAGCTGTGGTTGAACATGTCATGTCTGGCACAAAACCCACACCGGTGTTGGAGCCAATCCTTCCACAGAGAATAACCTCTGTTGAAAGACCTGATCTTGAAGAGTCGCTCCGATACTCTAGGTTCATCAAATGA